A window of Natronospira bacteriovora contains these coding sequences:
- a CDS encoding RidA family protein: MSREVIHSKDAPEAIGPYSQAIRVGNTVYLSGQIPLDPASGELVTGDIDTQVRRVFDNLTAVCEAAGGSLAHIVKLQIYLTDLSHFATVNQIMQAYFQSPYPARAALGVAQLPKGAEVEMDGVMVVDG; this comes from the coding sequence ATGAGCCGCGAAGTGATTCACAGCAAAGATGCACCGGAGGCCATTGGGCCGTACTCCCAGGCCATTCGCGTGGGCAACACCGTCTATCTTTCCGGGCAGATTCCCCTGGATCCGGCCAGTGGCGAGCTGGTCACCGGGGACATCGACACCCAGGTTCGCCGTGTCTTCGACAACCTCACCGCCGTCTGCGAAGCGGCCGGTGGCAGCCTGGCCCATATCGTCAAGCTGCAGATCTATCTGACCGACCTGTCCCACTTCGCCACCGTCAACCAGATCATGCAGGCGTATTTTCAGTCGCCCTATCCGGCGCGCGCTGCCCTGGGTGTGGCCCAGTTGCCCAAGGGCGCGGAAGTGGAAATGGATGGCGTGATGGTGGTGGATGGCTGA
- the rph gene encoding ribonuclease PH: protein MRHDGRAEDQLRPIRMTRGFTMHAEGSVLVEFGQTRVLCTASVSERVPGFLRGSGRGWVTAEYGMLPRATGSRNDREAARGKQGGRTVEIQRLIGRSLRAVMDMEALGERAIILDCDVLQADGGTRTASITGAWVALRDAILTLLKDGALKKDPMHGQVAAISTGIVDGRPVLDLDYPEDSTAETDLNVVMNDAGAFIEVQGTAEGHAFRREELDRMLALAEKGIAELHAAQRAALENGKAS, encoded by the coding sequence ATGCGACATGACGGCCGTGCCGAAGACCAATTGCGCCCCATCCGGATGACCCGGGGTTTCACCATGCATGCCGAAGGCTCGGTGCTGGTGGAGTTCGGGCAGACGCGGGTGCTGTGTACGGCCAGCGTCAGTGAACGTGTTCCGGGCTTTTTGCGGGGCAGTGGCCGTGGCTGGGTCACGGCTGAGTACGGCATGCTGCCGCGGGCCACCGGCAGCCGTAATGATCGCGAGGCGGCACGGGGCAAGCAGGGTGGCCGCACGGTGGAGATTCAGCGCCTGATCGGCCGCTCCCTGCGGGCCGTCATGGACATGGAGGCCCTGGGCGAGCGGGCCATCATCCTGGACTGCGATGTGCTGCAGGCCGACGGCGGTACGCGCACGGCTTCCATCACCGGTGCCTGGGTGGCGCTGCGCGATGCCATCCTGACCCTGCTCAAGGACGGCGCCCTGAAGAAGGACCCCATGCACGGGCAGGTGGCGGCCATATCCACCGGCATCGTGGACGGTCGACCGGTGCTGGATCTGGATTATCCGGAGGATTCCACGGCCGAGACCGACCTCAATGTTGTCATGAACGATGCCGGTGCCTTCATCGAAGTGCAGGGAACGGCGGAAGGCCACGCCTTCCGCCGCGAGGAACTGGACCGCATGCTGGCCCTGGCGGAAAAGGGCATCGCTGAACTGCACGCGGCCCAGCGCGCCGCCCTGGAAAACGGGAAGGCATCATGA
- a CDS encoding PP2C family protein-serine/threonine phosphatase gives MEIETADVSRTGHRQSNQDRLVLMVGDEAVMLGVADGMGGHADGALAAETAVLSWTASFKSSGKLVRAPVKFLENAMHRAHRKVAELAEGTTIDKAPRTTGVLALISSGNVRWIHAGDSRAYLIRDGQIRRRSRDHSVVDELLTRGQIDDQEALAHPMRHLVDSCLGGPEGEPALRLRRRLTLRPGDVVLLCSDGFWGALDMDSAASRLGAAADLDACLEALAEEAERNAAPESDNITAVAMRWQG, from the coding sequence TTGGAAATCGAAACCGCCGATGTGAGCCGAACCGGCCATCGCCAGAGCAATCAGGATCGTCTGGTGCTGATGGTGGGTGACGAGGCCGTCATGCTGGGCGTGGCCGACGGCATGGGCGGGCACGCGGACGGTGCCCTGGCCGCCGAGACCGCGGTGCTGTCCTGGACCGCCTCCTTCAAGTCCTCCGGCAAGCTGGTGCGGGCACCGGTGAAGTTTCTTGAAAACGCCATGCACCGCGCCCACCGCAAGGTGGCTGAACTGGCGGAGGGCACCACCATCGACAAGGCCCCCCGCACCACCGGGGTGCTGGCCCTGATCAGCTCGGGCAATGTGCGCTGGATTCACGCCGGCGACAGCCGCGCCTATCTGATCCGCGACGGGCAGATCCGGCGGCGCAGCCGGGATCACAGCGTGGTGGACGAATTGCTGACCCGGGGCCAGATCGATGACCAGGAGGCACTGGCCCATCCCATGCGGCATCTGGTGGATTCCTGCCTCGGGGGGCCGGAGGGCGAGCCGGCACTTCGACTGCGCCGGCGTCTGACGCTCCGTCCCGGCGATGTTGTTCTGTTGTGCAGCGACGGCTTCTGGGGGGCGCTGGACATGGACTCGGCCGCCAGCCGCCTGGGTGCGGCGGCGGATCTGGATGCCTGCCTGGAAGCGCTGGCCGAGGAGGCCGAGCGGAATGCCGCCCCCGAAAGCGACAACATCACCGCCGTGGCCATGCGCTGGCAGGGCTGA
- the rdgB gene encoding RdgB/HAM1 family non-canonical purine NTP pyrophosphatase, with the protein MKGQRLVLASNNPGKARELSRMLGERGFEILPQSEFNTREAEETAGTFVENALIKARNAAATSGLPTLADDSGLCVDALEGAPGVRSARYAGAGASDRDNVDKLLKALEGLPEEERSARFVCLMVLLRHPLDPLPLIAQGEWHGRIALAPSGEDGFGYDPVFLPDGMDRSAAELDPAEKNRLSHRGKALRQLIEAL; encoded by the coding sequence ATGAAGGGCCAGCGCCTCGTGCTCGCTTCCAACAATCCCGGCAAGGCGCGGGAGCTGTCCCGCATGCTGGGGGAAAGGGGCTTCGAGATCCTGCCCCAGAGCGAATTCAATACGCGGGAGGCGGAGGAAACGGCCGGGACTTTCGTGGAGAACGCCCTGATCAAGGCCCGCAATGCGGCCGCCACCAGCGGCCTGCCCACCCTGGCGGACGATTCCGGCCTGTGCGTGGATGCCCTGGAAGGTGCCCCCGGCGTTCGCTCGGCCCGCTACGCCGGAGCCGGTGCCAGCGACCGGGACAATGTGGACAAGCTGCTCAAGGCCCTGGAGGGCCTGCCCGAAGAGGAACGCAGCGCCCGCTTCGTCTGTCTCATGGTGCTGCTGCGACACCCCCTGGATCCCCTGCCCCTGATTGCCCAGGGGGAATGGCATGGTCGCATTGCCCTGGCACCGTCCGGTGAGGATGGCTTTGGCTACGACCCGGTCTTTCTGCCCGACGGCATGGATCGCAGCGCGGCGGAACTGGATCCGGCCGAAAAGAACCGGCTGAGCCATCGCGGCAAGGCACTGCGGCAACTGATCGAGGCATTGTGA
- the gmk gene encoding guanylate kinase, whose product MNRGRLWVVSAPSGAGKTSLVHELMRREPRLRFSISYTTRPPRQGEVDGQDYLFVDEARFVAMIEAGEFLEHAQVFGNRYGTARGQVERELADGHDVLLEIDWQGAAQVREMMPEGRSIFILPPSREELERRLRGRGTDSEAVIERRLREAHAELLQWSGFDYAVINDDFDQALGELQRIIHGDGEALSATRPQVRQLAEQLLADTPE is encoded by the coding sequence ATGAACAGAGGCAGACTGTGGGTGGTCAGCGCACCGTCGGGTGCGGGCAAGACCAGCCTGGTGCATGAACTCATGCGCCGGGAGCCGCGCCTGCGCTTTTCCATTTCCTACACCACGCGCCCGCCTCGCCAGGGTGAAGTGGATGGTCAGGATTATCTGTTCGTGGATGAGGCCCGCTTTGTCGCCATGATCGAGGCCGGCGAGTTTCTCGAGCACGCGCAGGTCTTCGGCAACCGTTATGGCACGGCCCGTGGCCAGGTGGAACGGGAACTGGCCGACGGTCATGACGTGTTGCTGGAAATCGACTGGCAGGGCGCGGCCCAGGTGCGCGAGATGATGCCCGAGGGGCGCAGCATCTTCATCCTGCCGCCCTCGCGGGAAGAGTTGGAACGGCGCCTGCGGGGCCGCGGCACGGACAGCGAGGCGGTGATCGAGCGCCGGCTGCGTGAGGCTCACGCGGAACTGCTGCAGTGGTCCGGCTTTGATTACGCCGTGATCAATGACGATTTCGACCAGGCCCTGGGCGAGCTGCAACGGATCATCCACGGTGACGGGGAGGCCCTGTCGGCCACCCGGCCACAAGTGCGACAACTGGCCGAGCAGCTGCTGGCCGACACCCCGGAATAG
- a CDS encoding chorismate--pyruvate lyase family protein codes for MARNMDSTVSQPETRTRADWLAPERVPDGERPAHWDLLTEAASLTGRLEARLGAPVEVERLSEHHDGDGALRREVRLYAAGRPLVYAVSHIPSSLLQRLGWVASLGDQPLGSRLFASGEAVREGLTIARLAVDDPLVQRAWQGLDRNPAPLWARRSRLRVGGQAMVIVECFLYGEQG; via the coding sequence ATGGCCCGCAACATGGACAGCACCGTTTCACAACCCGAGACCCGTACCCGGGCCGACTGGCTGGCGCCTGAGCGTGTGCCGGATGGGGAGCGGCCGGCCCACTGGGATCTGCTCACCGAAGCGGCTTCCCTGACCGGACGACTGGAAGCGCGTCTGGGCGCGCCCGTGGAGGTCGAGCGGCTGAGTGAACACCATGACGGCGATGGCGCCCTGCGCCGGGAAGTGCGTCTGTATGCGGCGGGACGGCCGCTGGTTTATGCCGTGAGCCATATCCCGTCCTCGCTGCTGCAGCGCCTGGGTTGGGTCGCTTCCCTGGGCGACCAGCCTCTGGGTTCCCGGCTGTTTGCCAGCGGCGAGGCGGTGCGCGAGGGCCTGACCATTGCCCGTCTGGCGGTGGATGACCCGCTGGTGCAGCGCGCCTGGCAGGGTCTGGATCGCAATCCGGCACCGCTATGGGCGCGGCGTTCGCGCCTGCGTGTCGGCGGGCAGGCGATGGTGATCGTGGAATGTTTTCTGTACGGGGAGCAGGGATGA
- the spoT gene encoding bifunctional GTP diphosphokinase/guanosine-3',5'-bis pyrophosphate 3'-pyrophosphohydrolase, with the protein MNEPAAKYSWSRRARRAVGIDGLLAQLREYLPDEQVQAVDHAFQFGAHAHEGQRRLTGEPYISHPVAVAGILAELRMDYKTLIAAILHDVIEDTPTAKDDIADRFGEDVAQLVDGVSKLTQIRFRSKAEAQAENFRKMLLAMVEDIRVILVKLADRLHNMRTLGVMPPAKRRRIASETLEIYAPIAGRLGINSIRLELEDLGFKSMHPTRYRVISRHLRKVRGNQRQIFRHINQAFGEALSQEGIDARVESREKHLYSIYRKMLKKRLSLADVLDVYGFRITVDKVDTCYRVLGIVHGVYKPVPGRFKDYVAIPKANGYQSLHTTLFGPHGVPIEVQIRTHDMNRIAESGIAAHWIYKDSEKEGRGSTAREGSGPEEIRAREWLKGVLEMQKGSGSSMEFLENVKVDLFPDEVYVFTPDGDIRRLPRGATAVDFAYAVHTGVGNACVAAKINRRLAPLRTRLVNGQTVEIITADNARPNPAWLNFVVTAKARAAIRHYLKNLHQEDAVEMGRRLLERSLAEMELKLRKIPSARIDALLEEFQLDSREDLFEQIGLGKRMAPIVARRLAPELEGDESGIGSSTPLTISGTEGMVVNLARCCYPIPGDPIVGYLSQGRGIVVHREDCSNLHEYSDEPDKWIDIQWEKDLSRDFSVAVKVDVENKRGVLASVAATMSEEGSNIEHVNVQERDGDYTTLHFVFNVQNRRHLADIMRSIRSMPEVLKIVRTHS; encoded by the coding sequence ATGAACGAGCCCGCCGCCAAGTATTCCTGGAGCCGCCGGGCCCGGCGGGCGGTGGGCATCGACGGTCTGCTGGCGCAGCTGCGCGAGTATCTGCCCGACGAGCAGGTGCAGGCGGTCGATCATGCCTTCCAGTTCGGCGCCCATGCCCATGAAGGGCAGCGGCGCCTGACCGGCGAACCCTACATTTCCCATCCCGTGGCCGTGGCCGGCATCCTGGCCGAGCTGCGCATGGACTACAAGACCCTGATCGCGGCCATCCTGCATGACGTGATCGAGGACACCCCCACCGCCAAGGACGATATCGCCGACCGCTTCGGCGAGGACGTTGCCCAGCTGGTGGACGGGGTCAGCAAGCTCACCCAGATCCGCTTCCGTTCCAAGGCCGAAGCCCAGGCGGAAAACTTCCGCAAGATGCTGCTGGCCATGGTGGAAGACATCCGCGTCATCCTGGTCAAGCTGGCCGACCGCCTGCACAACATGCGCACCCTGGGGGTCATGCCGCCGGCCAAGCGTCGTCGCATTGCCAGCGAAACCCTGGAGATCTACGCCCCCATTGCCGGGCGCCTGGGCATCAACAGCATCCGCCTGGAGCTGGAAGACCTGGGCTTCAAGTCCATGCACCCCACCCGCTACCGGGTCATCAGCCGGCACCTGCGCAAGGTACGCGGCAACCAGCGCCAGATCTTCCGTCACATCAATCAGGCCTTCGGCGAGGCCTTGTCACAGGAAGGCATTGACGCCCGGGTGGAAAGCCGCGAAAAGCATCTCTACAGCATCTACCGCAAGATGCTGAAAAAGCGCCTGTCCCTGGCCGACGTGCTGGATGTGTACGGTTTCCGAATCACCGTGGACAAGGTGGACACCTGTTACCGTGTTCTCGGCATCGTGCATGGCGTCTACAAACCGGTGCCCGGCCGCTTCAAGGACTACGTGGCCATTCCCAAGGCCAATGGTTACCAGTCCCTGCACACCACCCTGTTCGGGCCCCATGGGGTGCCCATTGAAGTCCAGATCCGCACCCACGACATGAACCGGATTGCCGAGTCCGGCATTGCCGCCCATTGGATCTACAAGGACAGCGAGAAAGAGGGACGCGGGTCGACGGCGCGTGAAGGCTCCGGCCCGGAAGAGATCCGTGCCCGGGAGTGGCTCAAGGGCGTGCTGGAAATGCAGAAGGGCTCGGGCAGCTCCATGGAGTTTCTCGAGAACGTGAAGGTGGATCTCTTCCCGGACGAGGTCTATGTCTTCACTCCGGACGGTGACATTCGCCGCCTGCCCCGTGGCGCCACCGCGGTGGACTTCGCCTACGCCGTGCATACCGGGGTCGGCAACGCCTGTGTGGCGGCCAAGATCAACCGGCGCCTGGCTCCCCTGCGTACCCGTCTGGTCAATGGCCAGACCGTGGAGATTATCACCGCGGACAATGCCCGGCCCAACCCGGCCTGGCTCAATTTCGTGGTGACCGCCAAGGCCCGCGCCGCCATTCGCCATTACCTCAAGAACCTGCACCAGGAAGACGCCGTGGAAATGGGGCGTCGCCTGCTGGAGCGTTCCCTGGCGGAGATGGAGCTCAAACTGCGCAAGATTCCCTCCGCGCGCATTGATGCCCTGCTGGAGGAGTTCCAGCTCGACAGCCGCGAAGACCTGTTCGAACAGATCGGTCTCGGCAAGCGCATGGCACCCATCGTTGCCCGTCGTCTGGCCCCCGAGCTGGAAGGCGATGAAAGCGGCATCGGCAGCAGCACGCCCCTGACCATCAGCGGCACCGAAGGCATGGTGGTGAATCTGGCCCGCTGCTGTTACCCCATTCCGGGCGATCCCATCGTCGGCTATCTCAGCCAGGGCCGGGGCATCGTCGTGCACCGGGAAGACTGCAGCAACCTGCACGAGTACAGCGACGAACCGGACAAGTGGATCGACATCCAGTGGGAGAAGGACCTTTCCCGCGACTTCTCCGTGGCCGTGAAAGTGGACGTGGAAAACAAGCGCGGCGTGCTGGCCTCGGTGGCCGCCACCATGTCCGAGGAAGGCTCCAACATCGAACACGTCAACGTCCAGGAACGCGACGGCGACTACACCACCCTCCATTTCGTCTTCAACGTCCAGAACCGTCGCCATCTGGCCGACATCATGCGCTCCATCCGCTCCATGCCCGAAGTCCTCAAGATCGTCCGCACCCATTCCTGA
- a CDS encoding YicC/YloC family endoribonuclease gives MIKSMTGFARSETQTDAGLLVWELRSVNHRYLEVNLRLPEVVRAIEPALRKQVEAVVGRGKLDATLRLESADGQGPALALDPDMADALARAVGDLAARLPEARPPSLGELMQWPGLLRRPAPDPEALQASARRGLEAALTELREYRQREGERTQVMLEERCRSVEELVARARVRVPQVLASLRERYRSRLAELDIQADESRLEQELALVAQKLDVDEELDRLESHVAEMRDALGREEPVGRRLDFLMQEFNREANTLGSKSQDSETTAISVELKVAIEQMREQIQNVE, from the coding sequence ATGATCAAGAGCATGACCGGCTTTGCCCGCAGCGAGACCCAGACCGATGCCGGCCTGCTGGTGTGGGAGCTGCGCTCCGTCAATCACCGTTACCTGGAAGTGAATCTGCGGCTGCCGGAAGTGGTGCGTGCCATTGAACCCGCCCTGCGCAAGCAGGTGGAAGCGGTCGTCGGTCGCGGCAAGCTGGATGCCACCCTGCGCCTGGAATCCGCGGACGGTCAGGGCCCGGCCCTGGCGCTGGACCCGGACATGGCGGATGCCCTGGCGCGGGCGGTGGGTGATCTGGCCGCCCGTCTGCCCGAGGCCCGTCCGCCCAGTCTTGGCGAGCTGATGCAGTGGCCCGGCCTGCTGCGTCGCCCGGCCCCGGATCCGGAGGCCCTGCAGGCCTCGGCCCGTCGTGGCCTGGAGGCCGCCCTGACCGAACTGCGGGAATATCGCCAGCGTGAAGGTGAGCGCACCCAGGTCATGCTGGAGGAGCGCTGCCGGAGCGTGGAGGAACTGGTGGCCCGGGCCCGTGTGCGTGTGCCGCAGGTGCTGGCCAGCCTGCGCGAACGCTATCGCAGTCGCCTGGCGGAACTGGACATCCAGGCCGACGAAAGCCGCCTTGAGCAGGAACTGGCCCTGGTGGCCCAGAAGCTGGACGTGGACGAGGAACTGGATCGCCTGGAAAGCCATGTGGCTGAAATGCGCGACGCCCTCGGGCGCGAGGAGCCGGTGGGCCGGCGCCTGGATTTCCTGATGCAGGAGTTCAACCGCGAGGCCAATACCCTGGGTTCCAAGAGCCAGGACAGTGAGACCACTGCCATTTCCGTGGAGCTCAAGGTGGCCATCGAACAGATGCGTGAACAGATCCAGAACGTGGAATGA
- the recG gene encoding ATP-dependent DNA helicase RecG encodes MADERAVNTVAAEMEEGGRLTELKGVGPKLAERLQKLGIERLQDLLFHLPMRWEDRTRVVPMGSLRPGDRAVVEGTIQHAETVFRRRRSLLVSLSDGSGAVTLRFFHFSRAQQENLKRGVKLRCYGEARRGRVGLELVHPEYRRVSDDMPVEETLTPVYPATEGLQQARLRDLINQALDRIQKDAALLADYLPPATLPEALRMDLFGALDTLHRPPPSVAMEALMEGSHPARRRLAFEELLAHRLSLRLARARFREDLARPLPGDDRLVRPFLESLAFSLTGAQQRVREEVFRDLEGEAPMLRLVQGDVGSGKTVIAVLAALRAVEAGGQVAVMAPTEILAEQHLGNFTEWLKPLGIRVGWLSGKQASADRRWTLKAIAHGELPVVVGTHALFQEQVRFRDLALAVVDEQHRFGVHQRLALREKGEGEGRRPHQLIMTATPIPRTLAMTAYADLDVSVIDELPPGREPVKTVALSETRRSEVVARVAEACGAGRQVYWVCPLVEESDVLQCQAAEDSARVLAEALPDISVGLIHGRMKAEDKESVMARFKAGEIQLLVATTVIEVGVNVPNASLMIIENAERLGLSQLHQLRGRVGRGSTASSCVLLYRGPLNEIARARLQIMRETNDGFQIARRDLELRGPGEVLGTRQTGAADLRIADLMRDNDLLPEVAKAAEAMLQKYPEAAEALMRRWVGESSRYVSV; translated from the coding sequence ATGGCTGACGAGCGCGCCGTGAACACGGTGGCAGCCGAGATGGAAGAGGGTGGCCGTCTCACCGAACTCAAGGGCGTGGGCCCCAAGCTGGCCGAACGCCTGCAGAAGCTCGGCATCGAGCGACTGCAGGATCTGCTCTTTCATCTGCCCATGCGCTGGGAAGACCGCACCCGGGTGGTGCCCATGGGCAGCCTGCGACCGGGCGACCGCGCGGTGGTGGAAGGCACCATCCAGCATGCCGAGACGGTCTTCCGTCGCCGGCGCAGCCTGCTGGTCTCCCTCTCCGATGGCAGTGGCGCCGTCACCCTGCGCTTCTTTCACTTCTCCCGGGCCCAGCAGGAGAACCTCAAGCGGGGCGTCAAGCTGCGCTGCTATGGCGAGGCCCGACGCGGCCGCGTTGGCCTGGAACTTGTGCATCCGGAATATCGGCGGGTCAGCGACGACATGCCCGTCGAGGAAACCCTGACCCCGGTCTACCCCGCCACCGAAGGCCTGCAGCAGGCGCGCCTGCGCGATCTCATCAACCAGGCCCTGGATCGCATTCAGAAAGATGCCGCCCTGCTGGCGGACTATCTGCCACCGGCCACCCTGCCCGAAGCCCTTCGCATGGATCTATTCGGCGCCCTGGATACCCTGCACCGGCCCCCGCCCTCGGTCGCCATGGAGGCCCTGATGGAGGGGAGCCATCCCGCCCGTCGCCGCCTGGCCTTCGAGGAGCTGCTGGCCCACCGTCTCAGCCTGCGTCTGGCCCGTGCCCGTTTCCGTGAAGATCTGGCGCGCCCGCTCCCCGGCGACGATCGTCTCGTGCGTCCCTTCCTGGAAAGCCTGGCCTTCAGCCTGACCGGCGCCCAGCAGCGGGTGCGGGAGGAAGTCTTCCGCGATCTGGAAGGGGAAGCACCCATGCTGCGCCTGGTGCAGGGGGACGTGGGTTCGGGCAAGACCGTCATTGCCGTGCTCGCGGCCCTGCGGGCCGTGGAGGCCGGTGGCCAGGTGGCGGTGATGGCCCCCACGGAAATCCTCGCCGAACAGCACCTCGGCAACTTCACCGAATGGCTCAAGCCCCTGGGCATCCGGGTGGGCTGGCTGTCCGGCAAGCAGGCCAGTGCCGATCGCCGCTGGACCTTGAAGGCCATCGCCCATGGCGAGCTGCCGGTGGTGGTGGGCACCCATGCCCTGTTCCAGGAACAGGTGCGTTTCCGCGACCTGGCACTGGCGGTGGTGGACGAGCAGCACCGTTTCGGCGTGCATCAGCGCCTGGCCCTGCGGGAAAAGGGGGAAGGCGAGGGCCGCCGACCGCACCAGCTGATCATGACCGCTACCCCCATTCCCCGCACCCTGGCCATGACCGCCTACGCCGATCTGGATGTCTCGGTGATCGATGAACTGCCGCCCGGCCGTGAACCGGTCAAGACCGTGGCCCTGTCCGAGACCCGCCGCAGTGAAGTGGTGGCCCGTGTCGCCGAGGCCTGCGGCGCCGGCCGTCAGGTCTACTGGGTCTGTCCCCTGGTGGAAGAATCCGATGTGCTGCAATGCCAGGCCGCCGAGGACAGCGCCCGGGTGCTCGCCGAAGCCCTGCCCGACATCAGCGTCGGCCTGATCCACGGGCGCATGAAAGCGGAAGACAAGGAATCGGTGATGGCCCGCTTCAAGGCCGGGGAAATCCAGCTGCTGGTGGCCACCACCGTCATCGAAGTGGGCGTGAACGTACCCAACGCCAGTCTCATGATCATCGAGAACGCCGAACGCCTCGGCCTGTCCCAGCTGCATCAGCTGCGCGGCCGCGTGGGTCGTGGCAGCACCGCCAGCAGCTGCGTACTGCTCTATCGCGGCCCCCTCAATGAGATTGCCAGGGCCCGCCTGCAGATCATGCGCGAGACCAATGACGGCTTCCAGATCGCCCGCCGCGACCTGGAGCTGCGCGGCCCCGGCGAAGTCCTCGGCACCCGCCAGACCGGCGCGGCCGACCTCCGCATCGCCGACCTCATGCGCGACAACGACCTCCTGCCGGAAGTGGCCAAGGCGGCCGAGGCCATGCTGCAGAAATACCCCGAGGCGGCCGAGGCACTGATGCGGCGGTGGGTCGGGGAATCTTCCCGCTATGTCAGCGTATGA
- the rpoZ gene encoding DNA-directed RNA polymerase subunit omega: MARVTIEDCIEKCHNQFELVLLATKRARQLERGAEAMVPLENDKPTVLALREIADGLVNREMLEEQEAREASEAMAAEAAAAAEQASEAGEQRGDVDASH; encoded by the coding sequence ATGGCTCGAGTAACGATTGAAGACTGCATTGAGAAATGCCACAACCAGTTCGAACTGGTGCTGCTCGCCACCAAACGTGCGCGTCAGCTTGAGCGGGGCGCCGAAGCCATGGTGCCGCTGGAAAACGACAAACCCACCGTGCTCGCCCTGCGCGAGATTGCCGATGGCCTGGTGAACCGGGAAATGCTGGAAGAGCAGGAAGCCCGGGAAGCCAGCGAAGCCATGGCCGCCGAAGCCGCCGCCGCGGCCGAACAGGCCAGTGAGGCCGGTGAGCAGCGCGGGGACGTGGACGCCAGTCACTGA
- the ubiA gene encoding 4-hydroxybenzoate octaprenyltransferase: MRQRLGDRIARQLKRARRHWLVAEILPKVIQRLGHYVRLMRVDRPIGTFLLLWPTLWALWLAGEGHPDAKVFTVFVIGVFVMRAAGCVINDFADRNIDGHVKRTRERPLATGAIRPWEALLLFALLGLTAFGLVLTMNTLTIKLAFVGIFLAASYPFMKRYTYLPQAYLGIAFGWAAPMVWAAQTGGLSELAWLVFIAVILWALAYDTIYGMVDRDDDLKIGVKSAAILFGELDRLIIGLIQLALLLTLYLIGQQAELGGTYLWGMAFGAANILWQQVLIFRRRRDDCFRAFLSNNWFGFFIFAGILLDYTFRG; this comes from the coding sequence ATGAGACAGCGCCTCGGCGACCGCATTGCCCGTCAGCTCAAGCGCGCCCGTCGCCACTGGCTGGTGGCCGAGATCCTGCCGAAGGTGATCCAGCGCCTCGGCCATTACGTTCGCCTGATGCGGGTCGACCGGCCCATCGGGACCTTCCTGCTGCTCTGGCCCACCCTCTGGGCCCTGTGGCTGGCCGGCGAAGGCCATCCCGATGCGAAGGTCTTTACTGTCTTCGTGATCGGCGTGTTCGTCATGCGCGCGGCCGGTTGCGTGATCAATGACTTCGCCGACCGCAACATCGATGGCCATGTGAAGCGCACCCGGGAGCGCCCCCTGGCCACCGGCGCCATCCGGCCCTGGGAAGCCCTGCTGCTGTTCGCCCTGCTCGGCCTGACGGCCTTCGGTCTGGTGCTTACCATGAACACCCTGACCATCAAGCTGGCCTTCGTGGGCATCTTCCTGGCCGCCAGCTATCCCTTCATGAAGCGTTATACCTATCTGCCCCAGGCCTATCTGGGCATCGCCTTCGGCTGGGCGGCACCCATGGTGTGGGCCGCGCAGACCGGCGGCCTGAGTGAGCTGGCCTGGCTGGTCTTCATCGCCGTCATTCTCTGGGCCCTGGCCTACGACACCATCTACGGCATGGTGGACCGGGATGACGATCTCAAGATCGGCGTGAAATCGGCCGCCATTCTCTTCGGTGAGCTGGACCGTTTGATCATTGGCCTGATCCAGCTCGCCCTGCTGCTCACCCTGTACCTGATCGGGCAGCAGGCGGAACTGGGTGGCACCTATCTCTGGGGCATGGCCTTCGGTGCCGCCAATATCCTGTGGCAGCAGGTGCTGATCTTCCGCCGCCGTCGCGACGACTGTTTCCGCGCCTTTCTGTCCAACAACTGGTTCGGCTTTTTCATCTTTGCGGGCATCCTGCTGGATTACACCTTTCGGGGGTGA